Proteins encoded by one window of Mustela erminea isolate mMusErm1 chromosome 7, mMusErm1.Pri, whole genome shotgun sequence:
- the ADIG gene encoding adipogenin, giving the protein MKYPLVPLVNNLTFSFLVFWLWLPVSLLLVLLIVWLRFLLSQDSEDNDSDVCLDWEPWSKAPAQFCWEGTLHS; this is encoded by the exons ATGAAGTACCCTCTGGTGCCGCTGGTGAACAacctcacattttctttcctggtgTTCTGGCTCTGGCTGCCTGTGAGCTTGCTGTTGGTCCTGCTGATCGTCTGGCTCCGCTTCTTACTGAGCCAAG ACTCAGAGGACAATGATTCGGATGTATGCCTTGACTGGGAGCCCTGGAGCAAAGCCCCAGCCCAGTTTTGCTGGGAGGGGACACTCCATAGCTAA